The genome window CGACAGTTCAACCACAACAGCAACAGCAGTATGCTCCGGCTGCAGATGCAGGGGCAGAAGAACCTGCTGAAGCTGGACAATAATGAACTTTTTCGACTTCTTTAAAAAATAAAAAAACATCTTGCAATCAAAGTGCCGTCATGTTATAATAATAGACGGTACTTTTTACTTTTGGTCTCTCAAGAGTGTACAGGGACGTGCTGACAAATGTTGCAAAAGTACACACAGATGGTAGCTGTCACCAAGTGTACCATCACCAAAAATAAAAAATTTCACAGGAGAATGTAGATGCCTACAATTAACCAATTGGTTCGCAAACCGCGTAAATCAAAAGTAGAAAAATCTAAATCACCAGCTTTGAACGTTGGTTACAACAGTCATAAAAAAGTTCAAACAAACGTTTCTTCACCACAAAAACGTGGTGTTGCAACTCGTGTTGGAACAATGACACCTAAAAAACCTAACTCTGCCCTTCGTAAATTTGCCCGTGTACGTTTGAGCAACTTGATCGAAGTAACTGCTTATATCCCAGGTATCGGACACAACTTGCAAGAACACAGCGTGGT of Streptococcus sp. S5 contains these proteins:
- the rpsL gene encoding 30S ribosomal protein S12, with amino-acid sequence MPTINQLVRKPRKSKVEKSKSPALNVGYNSHKKVQTNVSSPQKRGVATRVGTMTPKKPNSALRKFARVRLSNLIEVTAYIPGIGHNLQEHSVVLLRGGRVKDLPGVRYHIVRGALDTAGVNDRKQGRSKYGTKKPKA